The proteins below are encoded in one region of Chitinophagales bacterium:
- a CDS encoding 2-oxoglutarate dehydrogenase E1 component has protein sequence MNTFSYISNADPAYIESLYQQFKNDPAAIESEWKKFFEGFDFAVSNLSSNGNDVAVVTTEAGEEKTTLAPVAAPSKEDHSAIAAHSTTTQTDLAREAGVYQLICAYREKAHLLSNTNPIRKRKDRHANLDLSFFGLSDADLQKEFFAGTVLGLGKATLQQILDRLQKIYCRSIGIEYTYIVEPGELAWLQERFEQGYANMEFSLDQKKRILSKLNDAVVFEKFLGTKYIGQKRFSLEGGETTIAALDAIINKAAVSGVKEITMGMAHRGRLNVLANIMGKTYENIFNEFEGNVNPDTTMGDGDVKYHLGYSSELETAASGKIYLKLSPNPSHLEAVNPVVSGFTRAKADTLYGGEYDFIMPVIIHGDAAVAGQGVVYECLQMSQLNGYATGGSLHFVINNQIGFTTDFDDARTSNYCTSYAATVLAPVMHVNGDDPEAVVFAVELAVEYRQRFNKDVFVDMVCYRRYGHNEGDDPKFTQPRLYDAISKHPNPREVYTRILMERGDIDAELAKEMDKSFWKQLQDRLDFVKQNPLPYTYQEPELAWKKLRKSNPGDFDASPETSVPMETLSHIAQRITAIPEGFTPLKKIEQILQRGKDFFEKEKKVDWAWSELMAYGSLLMEGHDVRLSGQDAIRGTFSHRHAVIYDESNNKGHNRLSALTDKQGKFMIYNSLLSEFAVLGFEFGYALANPQTLTIWEAQFGDFSNGAQTIIDQFIIASESKWQRMSGLTLLLPHGYEGQGPEHSSARLERFLQQSAEYNMSVVNITSPANFFHALRRQLVRPFRKPLIVMSPKSLLRHPKCVSAVEEMTQGGFREVIDDASVHDAAKVRRVLLCSGKIYYDLLERQEKENREDLAIVRIEQLAPFPQKQLDAVAARYKAARFIWVQEEPNNMGAYAFLKMNWKNGELFNITRKASASPATGFSKLHAKEQLEIIDKAFEQ, from the coding sequence ATGAATACCTTCTCTTACATATCCAACGCTGATCCCGCTTATATTGAATCTCTCTATCAGCAATTCAAAAATGATCCGGCCGCCATTGAATCCGAATGGAAAAAATTTTTTGAAGGATTTGATTTTGCGGTAAGCAATCTGTCTTCCAACGGAAACGATGTTGCCGTTGTAACTACAGAAGCAGGTGAGGAAAAAACAACGCTTGCACCTGTTGCTGCCCCTTCAAAGGAAGATCATTCCGCCATTGCAGCGCACTCCACAACAACGCAGACTGATCTTGCCCGTGAAGCAGGCGTTTACCAGCTGATCTGCGCCTACCGGGAAAAAGCACACCTGCTCAGCAATACCAATCCGATCCGCAAACGAAAAGATCGCCATGCGAATCTCGACCTGTCATTTTTCGGACTATCGGATGCAGACCTGCAAAAGGAATTTTTTGCAGGCACCGTTCTCGGGCTGGGAAAGGCCACGCTACAGCAAATACTTGACCGGTTACAGAAAATCTACTGCCGTTCCATTGGCATCGAATACACTTACATCGTAGAACCCGGGGAGTTAGCATGGCTGCAAGAACGGTTTGAGCAGGGTTATGCCAATATGGAGTTTTCACTCGATCAGAAAAAAAGAATCCTCTCGAAGCTGAATGATGCCGTGGTGTTTGAAAAATTCCTAGGTACGAAATACATCGGGCAGAAACGTTTTTCGCTGGAAGGCGGCGAAACCACCATTGCCGCGCTCGATGCTATCATCAATAAAGCCGCTGTATCCGGTGTGAAGGAAATCACCATGGGTATGGCGCACCGCGGAAGGCTGAATGTGCTGGCCAACATCATGGGCAAAACGTATGAAAATATCTTTAATGAGTTTGAAGGCAATGTAAATCCGGATACCACGATGGGGGACGGTGATGTAAAATATCACCTCGGTTATTCATCGGAGCTGGAGACTGCCGCTTCCGGTAAAATTTATTTAAAGCTTTCTCCCAATCCTTCACACCTCGAAGCCGTGAACCCTGTGGTCAGCGGTTTTACAAGGGCAAAAGCCGATACGCTATATGGCGGTGAGTATGATTTTATCATGCCTGTCATCATTCACGGCGACGCGGCCGTGGCAGGACAAGGCGTGGTATATGAATGCCTGCAGATGTCGCAGCTCAATGGTTATGCTACGGGCGGATCTCTTCATTTTGTCATCAATAACCAGATCGGCTTCACCACTGATTTTGATGATGCACGCACCTCCAACTACTGCACAAGCTATGCTGCCACGGTGCTGGCACCGGTCATGCACGTGAACGGTGATGATCCCGAGGCAGTGGTTTTTGCCGTGGAACTTGCCGTGGAATACCGGCAACGCTTCAACAAGGATGTGTTTGTTGATATGGTTTGTTACCGCCGTTACGGACACAATGAAGGTGATGATCCGAAGTTCACACAACCAAGGTTGTATGATGCCATCTCCAAACATCCGAATCCGCGGGAGGTGTATACACGAATCCTGATGGAGCGTGGTGATATTGACGCGGAGCTGGCAAAGGAAATGGATAAGAGTTTCTGGAAACAACTGCAGGACCGGCTCGATTTCGTTAAACAAAATCCGTTGCCATATACTTACCAGGAACCTGAGCTGGCCTGGAAGAAATTACGCAAATCGAACCCCGGAGACTTTGATGCATCGCCGGAAACTTCCGTGCCGATGGAAACGCTGTCGCATATTGCACAGCGCATCACCGCTATTCCGGAAGGTTTTACCCCGTTAAAAAAAATTGAACAGATCCTTCAGCGTGGCAAAGATTTTTTTGAGAAGGAAAAAAAGGTGGACTGGGCATGGAGTGAGCTGATGGCCTACGGTTCCCTGCTGATGGAAGGACATGATGTGCGGCTGAGCGGGCAGGATGCCATCAGGGGCACGTTTTCTCACCGGCATGCTGTTATTTATGATGAGTCAAACAACAAAGGACACAACAGGCTGAGTGCCTTGACCGACAAGCAGGGAAAATTCATGATTTATAATTCCCTGCTTTCTGAATTTGCCGTGCTGGGTTTTGAATTCGGTTATGCATTAGCCAATCCGCAGACGCTTACCATCTGGGAAGCACAGTTCGGCGATTTCAGCAATGGCGCACAAACCATCATCGATCAGTTTATCATTGCATCAGAAAGCAAATGGCAGCGCATGAGCGGGCTCACTTTGCTGTTGCCGCACGGGTATGAAGGACAAGGCCCTGAACATTCGAGTGCTCGGCTGGAAAGATTTTTACAGCAATCAGCCGAATACAACATGTCGGTGGTCAATATCACATCGCCGGCCAACTTCTTTCATGCATTAAGAAGACAATTGGTTCGGCCATTCCGCAAGCCACTGATTGTAATGAGTCCGAAAAGCCTGTTGCGTCATCCGAAATGTGTGAGTGCCGTGGAGGAAATGACGCAAGGCGGATTTCGCGAGGTAATTGACGATGCATCCGTTCATGATGCCGCTAAAGTGCGCCGTGTTTTACTTTGCTCGGGCAAAATTTATTACGACTTGCTGGAAAGGCAGGAAAAAGAAAACCGGGAAGATCTTGCCATTGTACGTATTGAACAGCTGGCGCCTTTCCCGCAAAAACAACTGGATGCCGTTGCTGCCCGTTATAAAGCTGCGCGGTTCATCTGGGTACAGGAAGAACCAAACAACATGGGCGCTTATGCTTTTCTGAAAATGAACTGGAAAAACGGTGAACTGTTTAACATCACCCGTAAGGCAAGCGCTTCACCTGCCACCGGATTTTCAAAACTGCATGCGAAGGAACAACTGGAAATTATTGATAAGGCATTTGAACAATGA
- a CDS encoding FtsX-like permease family protein: MNLPLSFAYRYLFSKKSSNAVNIISWVSVLGMLVGSLGLILVLSVFNGFEGLVISLYNSFNPDFTITAREGKSFTPDSMQLLQLKKLEGVRALTQVVEENALLTYADRQYIATVKGVEPGYGSISGIDGSMYYGDFKIKNGEEDLAIVGLGIEQALGINYDNPFGFLTVYIPRKDKTTAINPEDAFNRAAIKPVGSFAIQSEFDSKYVFVPISFARWLTEYDKQVSYLEVATNRGSDEVRLQQQIEQLMGPAFEVRNRLQQNAVLYKVMRTEKWAVYAILTFIMIIAAFNIVGSLSMLVIEKKKDIAILKAMGADEGLIRKIFLFEGSLLSLAGCGAGFLLALIIIIVQQQFQLLKIGGGSFVIDAYPVEMKPLDFLLVFVTVLSIGLLASWFPSWRAAKNEYRLMEE; this comes from the coding sequence TTGAATCTTCCGCTGTCATTCGCTTACCGTTACCTGTTCAGCAAGAAGTCCAGTAATGCCGTCAACATCATTTCCTGGGTTTCTGTACTGGGCATGCTGGTTGGTTCATTAGGGTTGATACTGGTGCTTTCAGTCTTCAACGGATTTGAAGGACTCGTGATATCACTTTACAATTCCTTCAATCCCGACTTCACCATCACTGCCAGGGAAGGCAAATCCTTTACACCTGATTCAATGCAGCTCTTACAGCTAAAAAAGCTGGAAGGTGTCAGAGCGCTCACGCAGGTGGTGGAAGAAAATGCCTTGCTTACTTATGCCGACCGGCAATATATTGCAACGGTAAAAGGAGTGGAGCCCGGTTACGGATCAATCAGCGGAATAGATGGTTCCATGTATTATGGTGATTTTAAAATTAAAAACGGTGAGGAAGATCTTGCGATAGTGGGATTGGGAATAGAACAGGCGTTAGGTATCAACTACGATAATCCGTTTGGATTTTTAACGGTGTACATTCCGCGAAAAGACAAAACAACAGCCATCAATCCGGAAGATGCATTCAACCGTGCAGCCATCAAACCTGTCGGCAGTTTTGCCATACAGTCGGAGTTCGACAGCAAATATGTTTTTGTGCCGATCAGCTTTGCAAGATGGCTGACCGAATATGATAAGCAGGTGTCATACCTGGAAGTCGCCACCAACCGAGGCAGCGATGAAGTGCGGCTGCAGCAACAGATTGAGCAGCTGATGGGACCGGCATTCGAGGTAAGAAACCGGTTGCAGCAGAATGCAGTACTCTACAAAGTAATGCGCACGGAAAAATGGGCGGTGTATGCTATTCTCACCTTCATCATGATCATTGCGGCCTTTAATATCGTGGGTTCGCTCAGCATGCTGGTGATTGAAAAAAAGAAAGACATCGCCATCCTGAAAGCGATGGGTGCAGATGAAGGCCTTATCAGGAAGATTTTTTTATTCGAAGGATCACTGCTGTCGTTAGCCGGCTGCGGCGCCGGTTTTTTGCTGGCACTCATTATCATCATTGTACAGCAGCAGTTTCAGCTATTGAAAATAGGAGGAGGCTCCTTTGTCATCGATGCCTATCCGGTAGAGATGAAGCCGTTGGATTTTTTACTTGTCTTCGTAACCGTCCTCTCTATCGGATTGCTGGCATCATGGTTCCCTTCCTGGCGCGCTGCAAAAAATGAATACAGGCTGATGGAAGAATAG
- a CDS encoding SDR family oxidoreductase: MNLNHAKVLITGGSSGLGYETARQLIAKGARVIINGRNKSSLDAAAKALGADAVAGDVSREEDVLRMIETTIKTFGGFNVLINNAAFGHFELLVNMDTEKMRRLYETNVLGAMMVARESARHFIENQYGHIINISSTAGRTGFSGGTAYAATKFAVSAMTECWRAELRQHNIRVMQVNPSEVQTNFGPNAGRPPKQFNATKLQSPDIAHTIVSMLEMDDRAFITEATVWATNPKDRCMPVQGLPAD, encoded by the coding sequence ATGAATCTGAACCATGCAAAGGTGCTTATTACAGGAGGCAGTTCCGGCCTCGGATATGAAACCGCCCGGCAATTGATTGCAAAAGGTGCCAGGGTGATCATCAACGGCAGAAACAAATCCAGTCTTGATGCTGCGGCGAAGGCACTCGGTGCGGATGCCGTTGCCGGCGATGTAAGCAGGGAAGAAGATGTGTTGCGGATGATTGAAACCACCATCAAGACTTTCGGCGGTTTCAATGTGCTCATCAACAATGCAGCGTTCGGCCATTTTGAATTACTGGTGAATATGGATACGGAGAAGATGCGCAGACTCTACGAGACCAATGTGCTCGGTGCCATGATGGTGGCACGTGAATCAGCCCGCCATTTCATTGAAAATCAATACGGGCATATTATCAATATTTCTTCCACGGCAGGAAGGACAGGGTTTTCCGGCGGTACCGCTTATGCAGCTACAAAATTTGCAGTAAGCGCGATGACGGAGTGCTGGCGGGCGGAGCTTCGTCAACACAACATCAGGGTTATGCAGGTGAATCCAAGTGAGGTGCAAACGAACTTCGGCCCGAATGCCGGCCGTCCGCCGAAGCAGTTTAATGCCACTAAGCTCCAGTCGCCGGATATCGCACACACCATCGTCAGCATGCTGGAAATGGATGATCGGGCATTCATCACAGAGGCAACCGTTTGGGCCACGAATCCGAAAGACCGATGTATGCCGGTACAGGGTTTGCCGGCTGATTAA
- a CDS encoding DNA-3-methyladenine glycosylase has product MDTLTIDTPHEFSYQQALHFLKRSPQEVLHFIQHERIEKVIYIDEKPVLMAVTANGKQLQVSVLNQRISAAMKEVLIQYMEDWFDLKTDLQPFYAMAMKDRLLRTLVIKYAGYRIIGIPDLFESLCWAIIGQQINLSFAYKLKRSFVMAFGRKFSRKGNTYFHFPLPEAIASLDPDDLLQLQFSRQKAQYVINVAEAFVAGTIAKNRLSILSFQAAKEALMSLKGIGNWTANYALMKTFHFPNAFPLQDAGLHQAIAKQLNLQKKPTLLQIEEQFKKYMGWEAYATLYLWRSLSDD; this is encoded by the coding sequence ATGGATACCCTGACCATTGATACGCCGCATGAATTCAGTTATCAGCAGGCACTGCATTTTCTGAAAAGATCACCACAGGAAGTGTTGCATTTCATACAGCACGAACGGATAGAAAAGGTGATTTACATTGATGAAAAGCCGGTGCTGATGGCAGTAACCGCAAATGGAAAGCAACTGCAGGTGTCTGTATTGAATCAGCGGATTAGTGCTGCCATGAAGGAGGTGCTGATCCAATACATGGAAGACTGGTTTGATTTGAAAACCGACCTGCAGCCATTCTATGCCATGGCGATGAAAGACCGGCTGCTGCGTACATTGGTGATTAAATATGCCGGCTATCGCATTATTGGTATTCCTGATCTTTTCGAATCGTTGTGTTGGGCCATCATTGGTCAGCAGATCAATCTCTCCTTTGCCTATAAACTGAAACGGAGTTTTGTGATGGCTTTTGGAAGAAAATTTAGCCGGAAAGGTAATACATATTTTCATTTTCCATTGCCTGAAGCCATTGCCTCCCTTGATCCGGATGACTTGTTACAGCTGCAATTTTCCCGTCAGAAGGCGCAATATGTGATCAATGTTGCTGAAGCATTTGTTGCAGGTACCATTGCAAAAAACCGGCTTTCCATACTTTCCTTTCAAGCGGCAAAAGAAGCATTGATGTCGCTGAAAGGGATTGGTAACTGGACTGCCAACTACGCTCTTATGAAAACATTTCATTTTCCCAATGCCTTTCCATTGCAGGATGCAGGGCTTCATCAGGCTATTGCGAAACAGCTCAACCTGCAAAAGAAACCGACACTCCTGCAGATTGAAGAACAGTTTAAAAAGTACATGGGATGGGAAGCATACGCTACTTTATATTTGTGGAGAAGCCTGTCGGATGATTAG
- the rbfA gene encoding 30S ribosome-binding factor RbfA has protein sequence METIKQKKIAKLIKEVLSEIFQRDGLSMTHGGMITISHVTVSGDLVAAKVYLSFFQVKDQEAVLASLTEQEREMRHKLGNAIRNQVRRIPELHFLVDDSLTEVFRMEEIFKKIKEEEKKNAGS, from the coding sequence ATGGAAACCATTAAACAGAAGAAGATTGCCAAACTGATCAAAGAAGTGTTGAGTGAAATCTTTCAGCGCGACGGCCTGTCGATGACGCACGGTGGAATGATCACCATATCGCATGTTACCGTTTCAGGCGATCTGGTAGCTGCAAAGGTGTACCTCAGTTTTTTCCAGGTGAAAGACCAGGAAGCAGTGCTAGCATCGCTGACAGAGCAAGAAAGGGAAATGCGTCATAAGCTGGGTAATGCCATCAGGAACCAGGTGCGCAGAATTCCGGAACTGCACTTTTTGGTTGATGATTCATTAACCGAGGTATTCAGGATGGAAGAGATCTTTAAAAAAATTAAGGAAGAAGAAAAGAAGAACGCTGGTTCATGA
- a CDS encoding GNAT family N-acetyltransferase, with product MKIQMATAEHLEELALLFDAYRMFYRKQPDIAGARQFLQERMAKGESVIFIATDAHGTVAGFTQLYPLFSSTHMKRWWLLNDLFVHPDFRGKGVSKLLIGRCKALAIETHAAGLSLETEITNHIGNRLYPDVGFELDREHNYYYWENTLQ from the coding sequence ATGAAAATTCAAATGGCTACCGCTGAGCACCTGGAAGAGCTGGCGCTTCTATTTGACGCATACAGGATGTTTTACAGAAAGCAGCCTGATATAGCGGGTGCACGGCAGTTCCTGCAGGAACGCATGGCAAAGGGAGAATCTGTCATCTTCATTGCCACCGATGCACATGGCACTGTTGCGGGCTTCACCCAACTCTATCCGTTATTTTCTTCCACGCACATGAAACGCTGGTGGCTGCTCAATGATTTGTTTGTGCATCCGGATTTCCGCGGCAAGGGAGTTTCCAAATTGCTCATCGGGCGGTGCAAAGCACTGGCCATAGAAACGCATGCTGCCGGCCTTTCACTGGAAACAGAGATCACCAATCATATCGGCAACCGGCTGTATCCTGATGTTGGGTTTGAACTGGACCGTGAGCACAACTATTACTACTGGGAAAATACATTGCAATAA
- a CDS encoding rhodanese-related sulfurtransferase, with protein MKPYSSLLFYKYVRIQDAEKFAHDHLQFCKSIDIKGRILVADEGLNGTASGTVEQCRQYMDHLHQDPRFADMAFKIDEEDAPSLAKIFVRYKKEIVNFNRPEVNVWEHAGKYLEPAVFQQAKDDPDTVVLDVRNKIEWEVGRFKNAVALPINHFRDLPQFLPELEKFKDKKILAYCTGGIRCEKATAFLLENGFRDVYHLHGGIIEYGKQTGGKDFDGKCYVFDERITVDVNEVNPNIISHCLRCGTLSARMVNCANPECNNHFAMCEACGWKYEGTCSDACREHPRKRVYDGTGYYVKGKAAQHA; from the coding sequence ATGAAACCATACAGCTCGCTGCTCTTCTACAAGTATGTCCGCATACAGGACGCTGAAAAATTCGCACACGATCACCTGCAATTCTGCAAATCCATCGACATCAAGGGAAGAATTCTGGTTGCCGATGAAGGTCTGAACGGAACCGCTTCCGGCACCGTGGAGCAATGCCGTCAATACATGGATCACCTGCATCAGGATCCGCGCTTTGCTGATATGGCTTTCAAGATCGATGAAGAAGATGCACCCTCGCTGGCAAAAATATTTGTCAGGTATAAAAAGGAGATCGTCAACTTCAACAGGCCGGAAGTAAATGTGTGGGAGCATGCCGGCAAATACCTTGAGCCCGCTGTTTTTCAGCAGGCAAAAGATGATCCTGACACGGTGGTGCTGGATGTGCGCAACAAGATAGAATGGGAAGTGGGCAGATTCAAAAATGCCGTGGCATTGCCGATCAATCATTTCCGCGACCTGCCGCAATTTTTACCGGAACTGGAAAAGTTCAAAGACAAAAAGATCCTCGCTTACTGCACCGGCGGAATACGTTGCGAAAAGGCAACAGCATTCCTGCTGGAAAACGGCTTCAGGGATGTATATCATCTGCATGGAGGCATCATTGAATACGGGAAACAAACAGGAGGTAAAGATTTCGACGGCAAATGCTATGTGTTTGATGAACGGATCACGGTGGACGTGAATGAGGTAAATCCAAACATCATTTCCCATTGTCTCCGCTGCGGCACATTATCTGCCAGGATGGTGAACTGTGCCAATCCGGAATGCAACAATCATTTTGCCATGTGCGAAGCATGCGGATGGAAATATGAAGGCACCTGCAGCGATGCCTGCCGTGAGCATCCCAGAAAAAGAGTGTATGACGGTACCGGTTACTACGTGAAGGGTAAGGCGGCTCAGCACGCTTAG
- a CDS encoding ABC transporter ATP-binding protein/permease has product MKTYLRLLTFSRPYSGYMPEYVVLAFLSVIFGALNFSLIVPLLNVLFGTVQLQQDAVKPEFTFSAAYFINTFNYFFQHILAERGKVGALWYVCMVIMCSITLANVFRYWSLRVLARMRTNLIRNIRSALHNQFLDIQAGYFQRQKKGDLLSVISNDVQEIESSVVTSIQVFFRDPATIIAYFTLLFVISAKLTLFTLVFLPISGIIISVISRRLKKESINSQSLLGAIMAISEETISGSKIIRAFNAEPMLRAKFTRENNRFRQSTKAILNTRELAAPVTETFSIAVVVGIMIYGGTMVLSQQSGLSASEFIAFIALYSQILPPAKNISSAVTSIQRGLASGERVLKIIDEPVMIKERPDAIAIQSFNGQIEFRSVSFGYEDKRYALNNISVVIPKGKVIALVGPSGSGKTTFADLLPRFYDPTDGAILIDGTDIRNYRIKDLRGLIGMVSQEPVLFNDTVHNNLAFGMENVTEAAVINAAKVANAHDFISRLENGYQTIIGDRGGKLSGGEKQRLTIARAVLKNPPILILDEATSSLDTESERLVQTALYKLMENRTSIVIAHRLSTIQNADEIFVLRKGRLEERGTHKELLAKDGVYKHLVDLQML; this is encoded by the coding sequence TTGAAAACTTATCTCCGGCTGCTGACCTTTTCCAGGCCGTATTCGGGCTACATGCCTGAATATGTTGTGCTCGCTTTTCTCAGCGTTATTTTCGGGGCACTGAATTTTTCGCTGATTGTACCTTTGCTGAACGTTTTATTCGGCACGGTGCAGTTGCAGCAGGATGCGGTGAAACCCGAATTCACCTTTTCCGCTGCGTATTTCATCAATACGTTCAACTATTTCTTTCAGCATATTCTTGCAGAACGCGGAAAAGTTGGCGCTTTATGGTATGTGTGCATGGTGATCATGTGCAGCATTACGCTGGCCAATGTGTTCCGTTACTGGTCGCTGCGCGTCCTTGCACGTATGCGCACTAACCTGATCCGCAACATCCGTTCCGCCCTGCACAATCAGTTCCTCGACATACAGGCCGGTTATTTTCAGCGGCAGAAGAAAGGTGACTTGCTGTCCGTCATCTCGAATGATGTACAGGAAATCGAAAGCTCTGTGGTCACTTCCATACAGGTCTTCTTCCGTGATCCGGCTACCATCATCGCCTACTTCACGCTGTTATTTGTGATATCGGCGAAGCTCACCCTGTTCACCTTGGTTTTTCTTCCCATATCGGGCATAATCATCAGTGTGATTTCACGCCGGCTGAAAAAAGAATCCATCAACAGCCAGAGCCTCCTTGGTGCCATCATGGCGATCTCTGAAGAAACGATCAGCGGCAGTAAAATCATCCGCGCCTTCAATGCCGAACCCATGCTGCGCGCCAAATTCACCAGAGAAAACAACCGTTTCCGGCAGTCTACCAAAGCGATCCTAAACACGCGTGAGCTGGCTGCACCGGTTACCGAAACATTCTCCATTGCCGTAGTGGTGGGCATCATGATCTATGGCGGCACAATGGTTTTATCGCAGCAGTCGGGGCTGTCGGCCAGCGAGTTTATTGCATTCATCGCTTTGTATTCACAGATTCTGCCACCGGCAAAAAATATTTCATCGGCAGTCACAAGCATACAGCGCGGGCTGGCATCCGGTGAGCGCGTGCTGAAAATTATTGATGAACCGGTGATGATAAAAGAAAGGCCTGATGCAATAGCTATTCAATCGTTCAACGGACAAATTGAATTCAGGAGTGTTTCTTTTGGGTACGAGGACAAACGATATGCACTGAACAACATCAGCGTTGTTATTCCAAAAGGAAAAGTGATTGCCCTCGTGGGGCCTTCGGGTTCAGGAAAAACAACGTTCGCTGATTTATTGCCGCGATTCTATGATCCTACCGACGGAGCTATCCTGATCGACGGCACCGACATCAGGAATTACAGGATCAAGGATCTGCGCGGGTTGATCGGTATGGTATCGCAGGAACCGGTGCTGTTCAATGATACGGTGCATAACAATCTTGCCTTCGGCATGGAAAACGTAACCGAAGCGGCCGTGATCAATGCCGCAAAAGTTGCGAATGCACATGATTTTATTTCACGCCTTGAAAATGGATACCAGACCATCATCGGCGATCGTGGCGGCAAATTAAGCGGCGGCGAAAAGCAAAGGCTGACGATTGCACGGGCGGTGCTTAAAAATCCGCCCATATTGATTCTTGATGAAGCGACTTCATCGCTCGACACGGAATCTGAACGGCTCGTGCAGACTGCCCTGTACAAGCTGATGGAAAACCGCACCAGCATCGTGATCGCACATCGCCTTTCCACCATACAAAATGCTGATGAAATATTTGTGTTGCGCAAAGGCAGGCTTGAAGAACGCGGCACACACAAGGAGCTTTTGGCAAAAGACGGGGTTTACAAACACCTCGTTGACCTGCAGATGCTGTGA
- the hpt gene encoding hypoxanthine phosphoribosyltransferase, translating to MDVVRLHDLKFRTYIAAETIRKRVSELGAEMNHDLRHEKPLFIGILNGVFMFAGELIQQLQIECEITFVKLASYQGTSSSGEVKTLIGLNTGVKGRNVVVLEDIVDTGRTVSEFLKYLHTLEPESVRVAALLFKPDALESDMEIDYIGFKVPNEFLVGFGLDYDGLGRNLKDIYVKV from the coding sequence ATGGATGTTGTACGACTGCACGATCTGAAGTTCCGCACTTATATTGCTGCTGAAACCATTCGCAAGAGAGTCAGTGAGCTGGGCGCCGAAATGAACCACGACCTGCGCCATGAGAAGCCGCTTTTCATTGGTATTCTCAATGGTGTTTTCATGTTTGCCGGCGAACTGATACAGCAACTGCAGATCGAGTGTGAAATTACTTTCGTGAAACTTGCTTCCTATCAGGGTACATCATCCTCCGGCGAAGTGAAAACACTTATTGGACTGAACACCGGCGTGAAAGGCCGGAATGTGGTGGTGCTGGAAGACATCGTGGATACCGGCAGAACGGTAAGCGAGTTTCTGAAATATCTTCATACACTCGAACCTGAAAGTGTGCGTGTGGCGGCTTTGTTGTTTAAACCGGATGCCCTGGAGTCTGATATGGAAATTGATTATATCGGCTTCAAAGTGCCTAATGAATTTCTGGTTGGCTTTGGACTGGATTATGACGGGCTGGGCAGAAACCTGAAAGATATTTATGTGAAGGTATGA
- a CDS encoding DUF4199 domain-containing protein: MNRIVLKYLIMAIGFAVVWILIEHVLGFNTARHEIGQYTRNATMIFFWVTIFLALRETKKNQGHQLSFMHGFMLGAMYSILFSLAFVIVILLYVKLINPAFYATYREFTLNQLIASHATPKAIKEAMHEVDMSYNGSMQSYVLLFLFSTLFGVFISLIAAFVYRTKSNA; encoded by the coding sequence ATGAACCGCATTGTTTTGAAATACCTTATCATGGCCATCGGTTTCGCCGTTGTATGGATACTCATTGAACATGTGCTTGGCTTTAATACCGCGCGCCATGAAATTGGCCAGTACACGCGCAATGCCACCATGATTTTTTTCTGGGTCACCATCTTTCTCGCGCTGCGCGAAACGAAAAAAAATCAGGGGCATCAGCTCAGCTTTATGCATGGTTTCATGTTAGGAGCAATGTATTCCATACTGTTCAGCCTCGCGTTTGTCATCGTCATATTGCTGTATGTGAAATTGATCAACCCTGCTTTTTATGCTACCTACCGGGAATTTACACTGAATCAGCTGATCGCTTCTCATGCCACGCCCAAAGCAATCAAAGAAGCCATGCATGAAGTGGATATGTCTTATAATGGCTCAATGCAATCCTATGTATTGCTCTTTTTGTTTTCCACGCTCTTCGGTGTGTTCATCTCACTGATAGCTGCATTCGTCTATCGCACAAAATCAAATGCATGA